ACTCGGATCGAAAGCTTCTCGTTTTCCCcattttccagtaaaaaatatcagtgaaaacaagaaaataaagATCAAAGCCGCATCGAACCATCTCCACCAGAAGGCAAAAAATCCATCTCGTCCGACTCTATAGAATAGAATTCCCTTCTCCAGAGCTAATCCCATCACATAGGCGTACATGAAGATTTCGAGTGCTTGTACAGTTacttcaactgaaaaaatttcaatttcacaaaaaatgttgtaagcTTAAGCCCGATcttaagccgaagcctaaggtGAAaccttaagcctaagcctacgcctaaccctaagcctaagcttaaacctaaacctaaacctaagcttttaactatgaaaattcaaaatccacTTACTACTATCAGTCCATGCAAAGTAGAAACCGATTGTTGGACGGAGAATTGCGGCGATGAGGAAGACCAAGTACATTGTGATGTGAGCAATGAATCGAGCAAGTGGAACGCACATTGTTGTACCCTTTGTTGGCATAAATGCATGAAGCATCACAAGGAATGGCATCAGGATACAGGCTCGCAGAAAACGCCAAGCATCTCGTTTTGGCTTGATTCCATAGTTGTACCAGTCTGAAAAGTGTATGAGGTCAGCTATAAGGCCATTAGAAAGTCTATGGTAGGTAGGCACGATTACGCCTCATCATCGCCTACGGCTCGCCTCAGGACTTCACCCTCAAAAACAGTTACCTGATCTGAAGACAGACTTAATAGTTGTCTGTGAATTGGTGGAGCACGTGAATTGTCTCATTTGAGAATCCATAGCCATTTGAAGACGCGGTGATGAGATTTCAGTCATTCTTTCCGGGCAGTAGtttctctgaaattcaatttaaattctcccaatatctaaaatttaacACAAATTCTTACATTAGCAACCATCATATTGAACTCGTCGACTCTCCATGCTTGATCTGAAATTCTGCACAAAAACCGTTGCACATTCATCTCGAGGTCTCGATAGGTTTCCACGTATTCCAGCTGATCATCGCTCGCCAATTGTTGAAGGTCTCGGGCGACAGCACACGTGGCAGCGAACACGTCATCAGTTGCCAGCCACAGGTAGGCTTCAGAGGACAGTGCACGCATGACGTCGACGAGGCGAGTTGATGAGTGGGTTGTTACGGTTTCCCGTTTGCAGGTTTTGCATTCACCTGCAACACTTTACCATTTTTGCGCGTAGAATATGGTGCATTCGGTCCTACCGACGCATGTTCGCTCTTTTGCAAtgtttgcgcgtcaaatatgatgtTTGAACTCACAAGTAATGAAATGTGGTATCTGAATACAATGTCCTCTAGTTATAAGACACTgaacaatcgaaaaattattcaaaatgcaTGCCAGCATCAGTGGAGTCATATGTGGTGGAAAATGTGGAGAATTAGCAGATCCTGAAATTAGTGTGATGCAAATGCGCTTTAATACAAACTTCCTCACACTTACCACTTCTTTCAAGGTATGGTGCATCGACGAAAAGTACGAGAACAAACTCGACTAGTGGACGACTTCCGACGGCAATCGATAATAGAAGAGCTTCCTGTAATTCAAAAGGGCGTTACAGGACGTAGGCAAGCGTATGTGTTGTAGGCGGGTGCAGGCTATCATAGGTGGATGTAGGCAAAGTAGGCGGTCGTAGGCGGTCATAAGCGAGTGTAGGCGGGCGTTAGCAAACCTTACCTGGTCTTGAGAGGTCTTTCAGGGGTGTAGGCCGGCGTACGCGGACGTAGGCGGATGTAGGCGAGTGTATGCGTTGTAGGCGGGTGCAGGCGTTCGTAGGTGGATATAGGCAAAGTAGGCGGGCGTAGGTATGCGTAGGCGGACGTACGCTTTCGTCGGTGGATAGCCAGCCTTACCGGGCCTTTAGGCCTTTAGGCGTTGGCTGCCGTATGCGGGCCGTTATCGGGCCATTAGAGGGTCTTTAGGGTGTAGGCGGTAGGTGGGCCGGCTTAGGCCGGCCTTTAGCGGTCTTTCAGGCGTTGACGAACTTTAAGAGATTCTTCAGAAGATGTATCCATTAGAAGACTTTGAAGAGAAGAAAGGCGACCATCGTCCGGGCCATGTGGAAGCAAAATGCCCAAAAAAGATCGTACTTCAGAGTATAATTTGCTTTTCACAGCCTTATAGAAGTAGGCCATGGCTTGCAGAACCTGAAATTTATCTATTTGTCCTGTAAAATCTGATAAAGTCCTGCGTACAACTTGATCATTTTCATGCCATTTCTGATGACCATCGTATCCTTCATTATTGTCTGCGTCTACACCTCTATATTTTCCAAGATACTCTTTTATTGcgctgaaaaaatgtaaatttgttGATGAAAACTTGGGTCCTGACACGAGCGAAACATCTCGTCTACAGTACCCGATGGTTGGCGCCGTGGAAGAGGTTTCGCACGGCCATTCTCCCATTTCCAAGGATCCTTGCAAGGCGATTGAAAGCACTCACCTTAATTTTAGCCTCGTAGATTCCTTCTTTTCCTTTCCCaccatttttggaaaacgaaaaccttgaaataaatatattgattttttttcactccGACATTTTTTTCCACGTATCCCTCCCCCCTCAATCCAGAATATAGCGGCGgtagaaaaaagttcacgccaattcaaaaattaaaatgtttcgttttttattggaacacgggaaactttttttttagtttatcttttatatttttcaaaatctagatgaacgcaaacgcgctccaccgtACAAACCGAAAATTGCCCAGTCAGGagattttcaatcaaactACTATTCAGTACTAGAAAAAAGAGAGCATTTTCTTGGGCTCTATAGCAGTGACGCGCACAGTAACATGATCAAATTCTCCAGTCTCTTCAGTCTCAGTCATCTTCTGCGTCTCGATGGCCACATATGGTGCAGGTGTACGAAATCGCTGAATAAAATAAGATACTTAGAATGAACCGTTCAAGCCAAGAAGAATGCCGCCCCAAAGATCGCTCAATACCAGCAGATCATCGAGACCCTTGGATCCAGTTAAATCCATGAAAAATCTGGTTTGTTTGAgataataaaattgtttacaatccaatccaaaaaattattaagaaactttattttattgCCATAAtcaatttactatatataaagcgcgtgtcgttctgtccctatgtagtttgatctttgatcTTTGGTCTTTGAactctgtagtttgtagtctcaatCACACAAGAGGGGTCACATAGGCCCCGCCCcttttgtgacgtcatcacaaattggcgggaattcaaattttctgagaaaatattttggcgggaattcaaaattttaaattttgaaaacattttggcgggaattcaaaatttaattttttgaaaccattttggcgggaattcaaaatttaatttaaatgtgtcatatcaatttaaaatgtcaaggtactgtagtgttttaggggtactgtaggattactgtagggttactgtagtttaggaaaaattgatttttaaacattttaagagGTATTGGCTTGGAAGTTGGTAGATggtaatgtcaaggtactgtagtggtactgtaggggtactgtaggggtactgtaggattactgtagggttactgtagtttaaggaaaattgaattttaaacttttgaagagGTGTTGGCTTGAAAGTTGGTGGATGATAATGTCaaagtactgtagtggtactgtaggggtactgtaggggtactgtaggattactgtagggttactgtagtttaaggaaaattgaattttaaacttttgaagagGTGTTGGCTTGAAAGTTGGTGGATGATAATGTCaaagtactgtagtggtactgtaggggtactgtaggattactgtagggttcCTGTAGtttcaggaaaattgaattttaaacttttgaagagGTGTTGGCTTGAAAGTTGGTGGATGATAATGctaaggtactgtagtggtactgtaggggtactgtaggattactgtagggttactgtagtttaagaaaaattgaattttaaacttttgaagagGTGTTGGCTTGAAAGTTGGTGGatgataatgtcaaggtactgtaatggtactgtagtagtactgtaggattacggtagggttactgtagttaggaaaaatttgagttttaagcatttgaagagatattgggttgggagttggtagatgataatgtcaaggtactgtagtagtactgtaggattacggcagttaggaaaaatttgaaaataaaaattaaaaaaagataaaattttggcgggaattcaaattctaattttttgaaaataatttggcgGTTATTGAATTCCCGTGGAATtcacctttcgtggtgagacccatcgtggtgagacccgtcgtggtgagacctttcgtggtgagacccttcgtggcgagacccatcgtggtgagacccatagTGGTGAggcctttcgtggtgagacccttcgtggtgagaccattcgtggtgagatccatcgtgatgagacctttcgtggcgagacccatagtggtgagacctttcgtggtgagacccttcgtggtgagacccttcgtggcgagacccatcgtggtgagacctttcgtggtgagacccttcgtggtgagacccttcgtggtgagacctttcgtggtgagacccttcgtggcgagacccatcgtggtgagacctttctaGGTGAGACcattcgtggtgagacccatcgtgatgagacctttcgtggcgagacccatagtggtgagacctttcgtggtgagacccttcgtggtgagacctttcgtggtgagacccttcgtggcgagacccatcgtggtgagaccattCTAGGTGAGACcattcgtggtgagacccatcgtggtgagacctttcgtggcgagacccatcgtggtgagacccatagTGGTGAggcctttcgtggtgagacccttcgtggtgagacccttcgtggcgagacccatcgtggtgagacccatagTGGTGAGAGCTTTCGTCGTGAGACcattcgtggtgagacctttcgtggtgataCCCGTtgttcgtggtgagacctttcgtggtgagacctttcgtggtgagacccttcgttgccagacccatcgtggtgagagaGATTCGTGTTTGATATCATGTTGGCGGGAGCTGAGGAGTTGGTGGGGGAtgatgtcaaggtactgtaggggtattggggaattactgtagggttaccgttgttcaggaaaaattgacttttatGCTTTTGAAGAGGTGTTGGCTTGAGAGTTGGTGGGGGACATGCTAATGTCAAGCTACTGTGATATTTTTTTAGCTGCCAGAATGTTCGAAAAAGtaatagtttcaattttttcatgtgACATTGATAAAAGAATATTTGGTGTTTTATGTGTCGAACACTTTAAATTTTgccagtcgttggccgcgccgtaggcgcggtcagcggctggtttTTAACATAAGAGATCAAGTATCAACCTTCTCGAAAAGAAACAAGTGCCCGATGGTCATGGCTGTCCAGTTAATTGGGTGCTCGTAGATTTCGGTTTCTTTATCGTCGTTGTGTCGCGTCCAGTAGTCTCCATGACGAGTCCAAGAGATTGCATGATACTCGCCACCACCACACATCTCCACTTCAACGAATCCGACAAGCTTCAACTTGTTccccagaaaaatgtttggctCTCTTGGGTCCAACAACCCCGTGTCCTGGCCCGGCCTTCTGCGGATGTTCACCAATAGgaacttcgaattttttagctCGACCCGCCATTCCCTTTGTCCCAGAAAGTCACCCTCGACTGTGTGCTTTTTCAGGCACTTCTGCTCTTTACTCGCTACTACGTCTAAGAATGTTCTCCTCTTGCCCAGTGTGTATTCCAAGCAAGAGGTTCGTTTCTCTATGGACAGCTGGTATTCTCCGCAGCCTCCGGTGTAACCCTTGAGCGTTGAGATCAGTTGGTAGCTGAACATTGAGCAAAGTGGTTCGTGGCGGGCACCACATTCAGTCGAGAGGTCCTAAAAGTTATAATCATATTAGTTCATTAGTATTCTGAGTAGTTTCTAGAACATGGGGTATTTATTGCTGTCAAgactatcgatttttcgatttttttaacagaaaattcttgatttcatGACGAAGTTTTCGatctttcttcaaaattatcgagtttttattttttgattgattgattacctttaaatattcgatttttcgtcaaaacgaacaaattttgatttatccattttcgaaaatgtcatttaatttttccaataaattggaaattttcgattttattttgtaaaattaaaaaacaactgaTTGTTTTGGAGTTTCCCTAGAAATCACCACGGGGTTCTGGCGAGGGGGTACGTTTTCGTAAGGGGATTTTTTCGTAAGGAACGCTTTCAGTAGGGCAATGTGCGGCGCGCCTTTTCGCAAGCCCGCCGCACAGTCCTTCGCAATGCGCCGCACGCTTCttcgtatttatttatttatttttccaacaggAAATTTCTAAcggaattcaattaaaaacggatttttaatggaaattaattagttttattcGAGCTAAATacggatattttcagaattttcgatgaCAAAAACGGGTTTCAATCGATTTCGAATcgatcaaaattaatattaatcgAAAATGAGCGTTTCCTTCccggaaaaagaagaacttgATGCTGAGAGTGATCCAGGCTGAGCCAAACGATTAAAATGATAGaagtgattttttattcagtcgaaatggaaaataaaactgCAAACAAAAGTTAATTCGATTAAATTAAGTAAGAAAAATCATGGCGAAATTTGGATAACCTGAGtatggaaaattgtttctatAATCTAATGGCACAGAGGTAAACAAAGAGATCAGTGATagcatttcagaatttccataAAAGGGAAAAGTTTCTCATTAAAAGCACTGAAACCGgtataattcaaaaacactGAAGTACAGAAATCGGGGTTTTTGTATAATGGCACAGCGGTTGTTCGATTTCCGGATCGTCTCTTCAAGTCTAGGATCAATGATTTTGATAGTTGAATGGTCTTTTGAATCACTCCTCGCAGGTTTTGATAGTCGTTGTGATGATACATTCtctggaaaacaaaacaaatcgaTATTATATACCTATTTGAGAActtaaaaaactacaaaaagaaACTTGCCTTCAGCTTGGAAAATTGCTGCTCACTCGGGTTGTTTGTGAACTCTAATCCGTTTCGAACCCTCTCTCTACAGTTCCAAAAATCAACGGGATATCGAGCATCTTCTccaaaatagaatttttcgaGGTAGCtgaagaaatctgaaaaacgagaataattgatttcatgacaagatttttcaaacctcTCAATGCTGGATGAATATTAACTGTTCGACATTTCAGAAGACGGAGCCAAAGAAGTACTTTGTCGTGTGGAGCAAAACTGAGAGtataaatcgattttaaaagaTTCACGAATTCCGGCTTATTGATATCGTCTCCaacagctgaaattttgaattaggTTAGCAGCATTAAATATTTAGGTTTACCTTTTcgcagatttttaaaaagattcacTTTGAAGTGACGCCAACATCCGAAAATGTCCGCATTCGGCCACACAGCTCTGCTCGCATTAACACTGGCCACTTCAAAGTCTGGATAGGttgataaatttaataaatataacCAACGTTTACCTGAAAATACGTATTTTGGTTGGATTCCACTACGTAGGAAAGATAGGAACAAACGTCTGTACAAATCTTCTTTGGCAGAGCCACACAAAGCAAAAACCAATGGAACTGCCAAGTTCGTATCGAGATCCTGCAATGTCATTGGTTGACATCAAAATACCTTTCAATTAATACGCACCGTGACTGTTGCGATGTAAAGCTGtcgataatttttcggaatttctgagaatttcCCATCCAAATGCAAGCTGTGTGCACCATACAAAGATTCAGCTTCCTCTGCTTGCCACACAACTAGCAAATCCTTATTAGACTCAAACGTTCCAGAACTGTCTAAACAACATTTTCCTCCTTTAAAATAGGCAGAATCGAGGGCTGGTGGAAAACTATTCGTCGATTTCCTACTCAGCATACCGTCCAGTATGCGACTGATTTCTTTCTGGAAAAAGTATATGTTTTATTGATTCCACGATTTATTATTTACGTTGCTCTTGAGAAGTTCAACAACTTCATATCTTTTTGAAAGTGTAACAGCAAGCTCATAAAGGCGTTCTTTTGATGGTGAAGAAGACATTGATGAAACTgcgatttttctcataattaaTTGCacctaaaatataaatttagttttgaaaaacgtaaATTTCAGTATACTGCAATTTCGCTTCTCCTCGATTCGTGATCACAATCACGACTGACTTTCACATGGCCTGTCTCAGTCTTGATACGCACGGATCCGGGGCACTTTCTCGAGTTTTCCAGTGTAACGTTacatctgaaataaattaatgaaatgTGTGACAATTTTTTCCTAGCGATAATTCACCTAGCCACAATGTccccatttttcagtttttctctcGGACGATAGCTTTGATTGTTGAAAATGACCAATGGAGCTCCTCGTTTCGTCGAAATACTGAAATTGCATAGTTTCTATGTTTAATTGTTTTAGAAGTTAGAAGGCATACCAAAAATCTGAACTATTCTCGCTGATATATTCCGGTGCCATTTCAAGCACCCCTCTTGGGCTATTGGCAATCGGTCTATAGTGCATCAGAGAACGTAATACGTGTGACTTGctggaattttatattttgatagaGTTATTGATTAATAACAACCTATTTGTCAAAAACCAATCCGGATGGTATGGAGTCTCTTCGTCTTCAAACGGAGATTGATATGAATTGTGACCTAAAATACAACGTCTGTTATTTCTATTTAATTATTAGTTAAGACCTACACAGAAGATTGAATTCACTGGTTTCCTGTAGATCGTGATCCATTTCTTCGGGAAATACAGCTggatcaaaatcaaaaaatttttcagtatttgccATGGAATCTGTTGTATCCGAGCTTGTTTCCTGAGTAGAATTGGCTATTGAATCGCATTCCGGGATATCGTCAGTGGATCTCGGCTCATCGAGCTCTCGAGAATTTGAAGGAAACTGCATATACGAATCAGACCGACGTGGTGATGCAGGTGGAGTAACCAGATCGATTGTTGCAGGAGTCGATTCACATACATTTGTAGCAGACGCTTTCggatttcttttcttctttagATCCCTGTCGAAcgctgaaaaatacttttcactCTTCAATTAATCTTTAGACATCAATACTTGCCTCTAAAAAAGCGTTTGGCTCCGCTTGGATCACTCTCAGCATcaagttcttctttttccggGAAGGAAACGCTCATTTTcgattaatattaattttgatcgATTCGAAATCGATTGAAACCCGTTTTTGtcatcgaaaattctgaaaatatccgtATTTAGCTCgaataaaactaattaatttccattaaaaatccgtttttaattgaattccgTTAGAAATTTcctgttggaaaaataaataaataaatacgaaGAAGCGTGCGGCGCATTGCGAAGGACTGTGCGGCGGGCTTGCGAAAAGGCGCGCCGCACATTGCCCTACTGAAAGCGTTCCTTACGAAAAAATCCCCTTACGAAAACGTACCCCCtcgttctggccttcctcattgacttttcgcgctccattgacaatcgcctgccggacaacgcgtggacaagtgtcgtgtactccacgcggacaaatacatcagttttacaactaaaaacgagccgcgacgcgacacgcagcgcaccgtaaatctacacaaaatctctcccacccaaaatggcctagttcggcaaactctgccatttcgatttatgagggaagccagaattccgtgaataaccgaaaattcgaaaacgaCACCCTTGTTCACCAAGTTCGACGCCAGAATATCAACTTTTAGCGCGGTTTCCTTTTTATCCTCTACTTATGGACAattcactgattttttctgaGATATTTGCGCGTCGAATATAGCGAATGCACCGGCACATTCGGGTAGttataaatataataaattattagTATCTATTACTCACCTCCATGAGAGCATTGAAGGCTTTGAACGGTCGTTGTGCACCCGTCTTGAGCGTCTTATCAGAGAGCAGGCTGCGGAGCACTGTAGCGTCCTTCGTCTCTTTTTTCCCGTCAAAAATCCATTTGAGCTGCTTGTGCATTGGAGTCTCACATGTCCTTTTGAAGTGACGGCCACATCCAGCTTTCTGCATCATCTGGATAGCGACGTTGAGGAAGCATGAATTACCAGGGTTTTGGAGCTTCAATCCAGGAAGCTTATCGAGGATCTCCTGTAAGTGTTTGGGATGTACGTGTTCATTTtctttggtatttttttaaaggttatacccaaaaactaccgaattttgtgaaaagttatgatcgtttaaaattttgagaaaaagttattttcagctaaaatcactATCTttactgaatttcaaaaagtgaggCATACAGTACCGCAAAAAAGGCTCCGCCTTTAATTATTCAGGCTGCTCTcctttttctataaaaatcacgtcaaaaattggagaaattacACAAAACGCCTGAAATTTTGTACTCTCGAAAcactttttaaagaaaaaactaaaactacgAATTCCCACTAAaagttgattcaaaaatttgattcccGCGAAAACTTTCTTAAATAAAGTTATGTTAAACAGAGAAGTTACTTTTCCAAATGAAAATACTTACCTGTTCACGCTCTTTTACCCTCTCAAGCTCCTCCTCCATCTTGGTCCATCTCTCCTTTTCCACCAAGtgcttctccttcttcttccgAATCTCCTCCATCATCTTTCGGGACTGCACCTCCTTCTTCCAAATCTCATCATTTTTCTCCCAAAGCTTGTCCTCCTCCTTCCAAAtctcctcatttttcttcgGAGACTTGTCCTCCTCCTTCCGAGACTCCTTCTTCCTCTTCCGAAACCCCTCATCCTCCTTCCGAGTCTCCACTTTCTTCTTCCAAAGCTCATCATCCTCCTTCCGAAGatcctcctcctccttctGAATCTCCTCTCCCAACTTCTTTACTATGAGTCTCGCCTCTTCCGCTTTCTCCACGAACTTCCTTACTTTGTCTACTTGATAAACGGAAGTGATCCGTCGTGCCTTGACTTGTGGGACTGGGGCCTTCGCAACAGGATTCTCCTTGTTCACGTGTAGTCAAGCTGTCTCATCGGTGTTTTTCGGTGTATTGGCCGCAAACACGCGAATTGACGCGCAAAGGCAGACAAGCGGGCAGGATTTACGAGAGAttgtgattttattttattttcttccattcatttaaaatatagctttttgccatttttaaagttaattttttgttgaaaaataaataataaattttttatcttgCCGTcaacttaattttcagaaaaatatttaaaaaaatcgggcGGAGGTGCAACGAAAAGGGTCTTGCCGGATCGATGAAATGGATTGGAGTGAAATAAACTGAAACGCTGTGGTCGCTGATGAAAGTTTCAagaaatcacgaaaaatggATCGTAAATTTTGGAGAAGGAAAGGAAATTTACTGCTGATGAGCTCGCGGTTTCCTTTTCTTCTCTggtaaaattgcaaaaaagtctaatttaaattcaaagaGTGCAGTCCAGTATTGCGAGCGAAACCGCGCTcgcttttattttgaataaacaataaaataaatttgttaatGCGATTgatattagaaaattatttctcaagtgtaaatttgttattttcagacagaTGACGAATTCGCAGCGGACGAGGAAGCGATGTCGAATATGATTCTTAACTTGCAATTGCTCGGTTTGTTGGGATCGCTTCCAAGAGGAATCGGAAAGATGTATCGAACAAGCTGGTGAGATTTGGGGGAAAAAGGAGAACATACTGCTGATGAGCTCGCGGTTCTCATTTTCCcccaaacttgaaaaataatattaaaaattattaaagcaGTCCAGAATATAGCGAGCGAAACTGCGCCCgctattttctaatttgaaaaaagcctgaaaattaatttaaatgtttgaaacttatagaaaaaatttgaaataaagtattttttattgacagaaaaatattaatcaatattttatttacaatACATTTATAGATTATTCGTTTCTTCGTCGTTACTGTTGGAGCGGTTGGGGAGGTTGGAGCCATTGTTGTTGCTGTTGGAGCTGCTCGGAGGGTCGACGAATCTGGAAGAATAAAATGCCCTACGGggtttaattttcgaaattggtctacaataactaaaaaatgacctgaaaaaaaatagtaaatgaTTCGAAGGTACCGGTCCTGTCGCGAGCCGTCCATCCCGACCATCCTCGTCATTGATGCATCCCGACCATCCTCGCCATCGATCTATGCCGACCATCCTCGTCATCCTGAAAAGTTAAATTGTTTATACTATAATAAATGTTATTAAATATTGTTGTGCTTTAAAAAGGGTAGGACACCTCCAAGGAATctatgcaaaaattttctgggCAAAGTGACATTTTTTAACAGGAAGCCATGTCTACGCCGCTTAGGATGACGACGCCGCTTGGTGTATCTTTATCATCCGACCTGAAACGTGCCTTGCAAGACAATGAAAAGCTGACAAGGGACGTGAGCGatgcaaaacttttgaaagaagatgctgaaataaaactgaaaaaaattaggaataaGCTTAATGGAGAGCACTCTGAAAAGTTGGGAAAGTTGAATGATAAGTACAAGGTATATAATAGAGATAAGAAATTGCTGGAATAGATAATATTTTAGGCTGTACAAGAAGAACTGAAAACGATGAAACAGAGTTCGCAGTTGAAACGGGAGAAAGGAGTTTTGGAAACTGAAAACCGTCGTTTGGAAACTGCAAAAAGTGAATTAGATCGGCAacttttaggaaaaaatgatgaattacGAATGGCAGATGTGGAAAAAGTGGAAGATGTTAAGATGATTCGGGACCTGAAAGCAGGGAAACGGCCACCTTTCAaaactgaattcaaaaatctcatcAGCAGGAGCGAGAAGTTTAGGAGAATAGAGATAGCGAGAGCTGAACTTCAGCGATGTGGTGAGAAATACCTATAAATACAGTtatttaaagtgattttaggCGGCGAAGCTTCTGAATTTTACTGCCTTCTTCTTGGAAGATTGAGTAAGTTGGGTCTTCTGAAATGGAAGATGTCAAAGAGGGAAGGATTATATCTCTATCACGCCAGCAACCTCACGAGAAGACGATTCACCAAGTTGAAACAAATGCTGCGAGGAAGTGGATGTATCGATCCATTGCCATCTATTCATGAGATCAAAAAGCTGGAGAAAGTTGTTGGCTCCTCGGATCAATTAAAGGTCACCGAGCA
The nucleotide sequence above comes from Caenorhabditis elegans chromosome III. Encoded proteins:
- the C34C12.1 gene encoding Autophagy-related protein 14 (Partially confirmed by transcript evidence), with product MSTPLRMTTPLGVSLSSDLKRALQDNEKLTRDVSDAKLLKEDAEIKLKKIRNKLNGEHSEKLGKLNDKYKAVQEELKTMKQSSQLKREKGVLETENRRLETAKSELDRQLLGKNDELRMADVEKVEDVKMIRDLKAGKRPPFKTEFKNLISRSEKFRRIEIARAELQRCGGEASEFYCLLLGRLSKLGLLKWKMSKREGLYLYHASNLTRRRFTKLKQMLRGSGCIDPLPSIHEIKKLEKVVGSSDQLKVTEHTVDGKSVVAVHLLDVVKMLTERINELVANGKMVVGDDPIWLTILGDKGSEEFKLCLSIGNVSQPNSCFHLIPLGIFNDDESSENIRKYLGPIVEQLNRLLFLKIKVGDKDIDVPVEQYLGGDMKFQCDAIGHEGGNSTYQCMQCFSLRGQSISRSMQLKRGDIKKTRISKAVVNDRAEKLEELEEFLSGTKCALQIVQNFKNRQVNGYKSPSEPCRAAM
- the K01A11.3 gene encoding USP domain-containing protein (Confirmed by transcript evidence), whose amino-acid sequence is MMEEIRKKKEKHLVEKERWTKMEEELERVKEREQEILDKLPGLKLQNPGNSCFLNVAIQMMQKAGCGRHFKRTCETPMHKQLKWIFDGKKETKDATVLRSLLSDKTLKTGAQRPFKAFNALMEDLSTECGARHEPLCSMFSYQLISTLKGYTGGCGEYQLSIEKRTSCLEYTLGKRRTFLDVVASKEQKCLKKHTVEGDFLGQREWRVELKNSKFLLVNIRRRPGQDTGLLDPREPNIFLGNKLKLVGFVEVEMCGGGEYHAISWTRHGDYWTRHNDDKETEIYEHPINWTAMTIGHLFLFEKVDT
- the spe-41 gene encoding Transient receptor ion channel domain-containing protein (Confirmed by transcript evidence), giving the protein MVGKEKKESTRLKLSAIKEYLGKYRGVDADNNEGYDGHQKWHENDQVVLQAMAYFYKAVKSKLYSEVRSFLGILLPHGPDDGRLSSLQSLLMDTSSEESLKEALLLSIAVGSRPLVEFVLVLFVDAPYLERSGSANSPHFPPHMTPLMLACILNNFSIVQCLITRGHCIQIPHFITCECKTCKRETVTTHSSTRLVDVMRALSSEAYLWLATDDVFAATCAVARDLQQLASDDQLEYVETYRDLEMNVQRFLCRISDQAWRVDEFNMMVANRNYCPERMTEISSPRLQMAMDSQMRQFTCSTNSQTTIKSVFRSDWYNYGIKPKRDAWRFLRACILMPFLVMLHAFMPTKGTTMCVPLARFIAHITMYLVFLIAAILRPTIGFYFAWTDSIEVTVQALEIFMYAYVMGLALEKGILFYRVGRDGFFAFWWRWFDAALIFIFLFSLIFFTGKWGKREAFDPSSVDRMHWPSFEFSLLHEICLAIACVLSILKCFYYAQMMKSIGGSVISVGKCVGKTYTYILIMVAIIVSFSVGLNIIVDPYLNRSTMKIGDQDYTKTTDSYETIGTSSKNLFWSIFGYLGPSTFTTVVGNTGPNMDPVKHTLNSSTFEILAAVYHGILIITVLNLMTSILVKGADEVLDNEEMEFKFTRAAIYSEFLSWEMAAPPPLNLILVVAHFVHRNLLKRYYASPAWGEKPANDDVEDQAADEQYMQLLMVVFARFVASKECKYKSIWRSEFHREEKQPPRVTFLTTGAHSFLMDNTFEGFKMRSSRTMEAEGYKEYTTVQYYVPKSKTPGPAAAADAGTKVAPKDDKPQNNPVLARTGIDSPVPSSKQVMSSELSASIPRARDVTFLGV
- the C34C12.12 gene encoding Transposase (Confirmed by transcript evidence), with amino-acid sequence MKVSRNHEKWITDDEFAADEEAMSNMILNLQLLGLLGSLPRGIGKMYRTS